A stretch of DNA from Gymnodinialimonas sp. 57CJ19:
CGCGTCGCCCTGACCCCGGTGATCGTTTTGATCGGTTTCCGTTTGCCTGTTCTAATCGGCGGCTCGGTCATCATCGAGCAGGTGTTTCAATGGCCCGGCATCGGCAAGGAGTTTGTCTCGGCCGTGCGAAGTCAGGACTATCCTTTGGTGATGATGGTAGCTCTGTTCTCGGTGCTTGCCGTGCTGCTGGCGAGCCTGATTGTTGATCTATTGACGGCGATCATCGATCCCCGTGTGCGGTTGGGGGACTAAGCCATGACCGACACGCAGATTACACGCCCCCGAACCCGCCGAGATGCCCAGTTTGACCGCCTGCGGGACCGCGAAGCTTCGATGCAGGGAAAGTCCCGCCGTCGTGGACGGTTCCTTGGAAAGTTCCTCAACAACCGACTGGCACTCATCGGTTTTGTGATTTTTGCCATCATCTGCATGGCGAGCCTTTTGGCGCCAATGTTGGCGCAACACAGCCCCATGTCTCCAAACCTGCGCGCGATCGCGCAACCGCCCTCGATCGAGCATTGGTTTGGCACCGACAAGACGGGCCGCGATATCTTTGCCCGCGTGCTTTACGGCGGTCGCGTCTCCATTCTGGTCGGACTTGGCAGCGCGCTGCTATCAGCGATGATTGGTGTGATTATCGGAGTCTATTCAGGCTATGTCGGTGGCTGGCTGGATTGGGTCGCCATGCGGGTGTCCGAGATCTTCATGTCGTTTCCGCAGATCATTCTTGTTTTGCTATTGGTTGCCATCCTTGGGCAGTCTCTTTTGAACCTCATCGTGATATTCACGCTGACGGGGTGGGGCGGCATTTACCGGATGGCACGGGCTAGGATGTTGTCGATCCGCGAAGAAGAATACGTTCAGGCCCTGCGCAGCTTTGGCCTTGGCCCCGCGCGCATCGCCTACAAACATATGCTGCCAAATGCGCTTGGCCCGATCATGGTCAACATCACGCTGTCGACGGCGGCCTTCATCCTGCAGGAGGCGGGCTTGAGTTTTCTGGGCCTCGGCGTGCCGCTATCTGTCCCCACATGGGGCAACATCCTGAACGCCGCGCAAGACCTGCGTGTGTTAGAACAGAACTGGTGGATATGGCTGCCCGTCGGCGCCACGATCTCTTTGTTCGTGCTCAGTGTAAATTTCATCGGAGACGGCCTGCGTGACGCAACTGA
This window harbors:
- a CDS encoding ABC transporter permease — encoded protein: MTDTQITRPRTRRDAQFDRLRDREASMQGKSRRRGRFLGKFLNNRLALIGFVIFAIICMASLLAPMLAQHSPMSPNLRAIAQPPSIEHWFGTDKTGRDIFARVLYGGRVSILVGLGSALLSAMIGVIIGVYSGYVGGWLDWVAMRVSEIFMSFPQIILVLLLVAILGQSLLNLIVIFTLTGWGGIYRMARARMLSIREEEYVQALRSFGLGPARIAYKHMLPNALGPIMVNITLSTAAFILQEAGLSFLGLGVPLSVPTWGNILNAAQDLRVLEQNWWIWLPVGATISLFVLSVNFIGDGLRDATDPSQQG